The following are from one region of the Thiocapsa rosea genome:
- a CDS encoding YcjF family protein translates to MLMRNPWTQWSDRWRGLREALLEPRVDDASLRAALREARARHPLPVVWLIGKTQSGKTSIIRALTGSGLAEIGNGFQPCTATTRLYDFPAEAPLVRFLDTRGLGEVAYDASADIRYCESQAHLLLAVMKATDIRQDDVLEVLRQVRGRHPEWPLVIAQTGLHDAYPPGGEHPLPYPFEDERWPDAVPLDLVRALRAQRDRFGALPGEIPVRWVPIDLTLPEDGFDPPDYGLDALWQAIDGVSSLRLQALLRSDAGVRDAYARSAHPHIVGYAIAAAGVGALPLVDLVGVPAIQAKMLQSLAALYGQDWDRRAILEFLGLLGTGIGVAYAARSAGRAVVKLIPVWGQTAGAIWGATASGATTYALGKAAGFHFNRRRRGLPADPDGLRRTFAEGFDTGSALLKDLVRSDRP, encoded by the coding sequence ATGCTTATGCGAAATCCCTGGACACAGTGGTCGGATCGCTGGCGCGGCTTGCGCGAGGCGCTGCTCGAGCCACGGGTCGACGACGCGAGCCTCCGTGCGGCCTTGCGCGAGGCGCGTGCGCGCCATCCCCTTCCCGTGGTCTGGCTGATCGGCAAGACCCAATCCGGCAAGACCTCCATCATCCGAGCGCTGACCGGGAGCGGCCTGGCCGAGATCGGCAACGGTTTCCAGCCCTGTACGGCGACCACGCGCCTCTATGACTTTCCTGCGGAGGCGCCCTTGGTGCGCTTTCTCGATACCCGCGGACTCGGCGAGGTTGCCTATGACGCGAGTGCCGACATCCGCTACTGCGAGTCGCAGGCGCATCTGCTGTTGGCCGTGATGAAGGCGACCGACATCCGCCAGGATGATGTCTTGGAGGTGCTGCGCCAAGTGCGCGGACGCCACCCGGAATGGCCCTTGGTCATCGCACAGACCGGACTGCACGACGCCTATCCGCCGGGCGGCGAGCATCCTTTGCCGTATCCCTTCGAGGATGAGCGCTGGCCGGACGCCGTCCCGCTCGACCTCGTGCGTGCACTGCGGGCGCAACGCGATCGCTTCGGCGCGTTGCCGGGCGAGATCCCGGTGCGCTGGGTGCCGATCGATCTTACCCTTCCGGAGGACGGATTCGATCCGCCGGACTACGGCCTGGATGCCTTGTGGCAGGCGATCGACGGGGTCTCGTCGCTGCGTCTCCAAGCCCTGCTGCGCAGCGATGCCGGTGTGCGCGACGCCTATGCCCGATCCGCCCATCCGCACATCGTCGGCTATGCGATTGCGGCGGCCGGCGTCGGCGCGCTTCCATTGGTGGATCTGGTCGGCGTGCCGGCGATCCAGGCGAAGATGCTGCAAAGCCTCGCCGCGCTCTACGGTCAGGATTGGGATCGTCGCGCCATCCTCGAGTTTCTGGGGCTGCTCGGGACCGGCATCGGTGTGGCCTATGCCGCGCGCAGCGCCGGCCGTGCGGTGGTCAAGCTGATTCCGGTGTGGGGACAGACGGCCGGAGCCATCTGGGGCGCGACCGCCAGCGGTGCGACGACCTATGCGCTCGGCAAGGCCGCCGGGTTTCACTTCAATCGCCGACGCCGCGGTCTGCCGGCTGACCCCGACGGGTTGCGCCGTACCTTCGCCGAAGGATTCGACACCGGCTCGGCCCTCCTGAAAGACCTGGTGAGATCGGACCGACCATGA